A window from Mauremys reevesii isolate NIE-2019 linkage group 9, ASM1616193v1, whole genome shotgun sequence encodes these proteins:
- the MRPL44 gene encoding 39S ribosomal protein L44, mitochondrial, protein MATGLLLRAPRRLLAAAGGAGRAALCLQHQQRRDKKLWLRAYLEQQRLLAPVTRRSEKPNWDYHAEIQAFSHRLHETFSLDLLKTAFVNSCYIKSEETRRQELGLDKEAVALNLQDNHKLSEQGVSLSRSYLTQCFEDAYPKMPSEGIRALVDFLTSQELVSYVARNLSIQDLTLCAEFPVPDSVLQQTFFAVIGALFESSGPQKTGIFIRDFLIPQLIGKDLFEIWDVTNPMGLLVEELAKRNMSAPEPRLTRQSGASTVLPLYFVGLYCDKKLIAEGPGETVLAAEEEAARVALRKLYGYTENRQPWDYSKPREGWRAEKAISST, encoded by the exons ATGGCGACGGGGCTTCTACTGCGGGCGCCTCGCCGCCTCCTGGCCGCTgccggcggggccgggcgggccgcgctctgcctccagcatcAGCAGCGCCGGGACAAGAAGCTCTGGCTCCGCGCCTACCtggagcagcagcggctgctggcgcCCGTTACCCGCCG TTCAGAGAAGCCTAACTGGGATTACCATGCAGAGATACAGGCTTTTAGCCACCGACTTCATGAAACCTTTTCCTTGGACCTCCTCAAAACTGCGTTTGTTAATTCTTGTTATATTAAAAGTGAGGAGACCAGACGCCAAGAACTTGGGCTAGACAAAGAAGCAGTTGCCCTCAATCTCCAGGATAATCACAAACTTTCTGAACAAGGGGTATCTCTTTCACGCTCTTACCTCACTCAGTGCTTTGAAGATGCTTATCCAAAGATGCCCTCTGAAGGGATACGAGCCCTCGTTGATTTTCTCACGAGCCAGGAACTTGTGTCTTATGTGGCCAGAAACCTATCCATACAGGATTTAACGCTTTGTGCAGAGTTTCCTGTCCCAGACAGTGTGCTGCAGCAGACTTTCTTTGCTGTAATAGGGGCATTGTTTGAAAGCAGTGGGCCTCAGAAAACAGGGATATTTATCAGG GACTTCTTAATTCCTCAGCTGATTGGAAAAGACCTTTTTGAGATCTGGGATGTTACAAACCCAATGGGTTTGCTAGTGGAGGAACTGGCCAAGAGGAATATGTCTGCTCCAGAACCAAGACTTACCAGGCAGTCAGGAGCCAGTACAGTTCTTCCACTGTACTTCGTTGGATTGTACTG cgATAAGAAGCTTATAGCTGAAGGTCCTGGCGAAACAGTGTTAGCTGCAGAGGAAGAAGCTGCCCGTGTGGCACTGCGGAAACTGTATGGATACACTGAGAACAGGCAACCATGGGACTACTCTAAACCAAGAGAGGGATGGAGAGCAGAAAAGGCTATTAGCAGCACTTAG